A portion of the Chryseobacterium tructae genome contains these proteins:
- the tssD gene encoding type VI secretion system tube protein TssD, with the protein MAGNSRGILKFNGGEGQKLLKLNYSVSRATDVSGRVASDPSNALIKVTIEATEKSDVLESLLNSKYKPTTGEINFNKSHEEGTLIALKWENGYVIQHEVDFDAIDSNNMLISFVISAETITYGNSEYAGLWPSS; encoded by the coding sequence ATGGCAGGAAATTCAAGAGGAATCTTAAAATTCAATGGAGGTGAAGGTCAGAAGTTATTAAAACTTAATTACAGCGTTTCAAGAGCTACCGATGTTTCAGGACGTGTAGCATCAGATCCGTCAAATGCACTGATTAAAGTAACCATCGAAGCAACAGAAAAATCTGATGTTTTGGAAAGTTTACTAAATAGCAAATATAAGCCTACAACTGGAGAAATCAACTTCAATAAATCTCATGAAGAAGGAACACTAATTGCTTTGAAATGGGAAAATGGATATGTGATTCAGCACGAAGTAGACTTTGATGCAATAGACAGCAATAATATGCTGATTAGCTTTGTAATAAGTGCTGAAACTATTACTTATGGTAATTCTGAATATGCAGGGCTTTGGCCAAGCAGTTAG
- a CDS encoding DUF2752 domain-containing protein, whose product MNIEDFMLTCPSKKFLGVECLGCGAQRAIVLVFEGKFSEAFKMYPAVYTVLLFFFILGLSVIDQKRKYSSVLMKLVIVNLVIAVISYVYKHF is encoded by the coding sequence ATGAATATTGAAGACTTTATGCTGACCTGTCCCAGTAAGAAATTTCTGGGCGTGGAATGTTTGGGATGTGGTGCTCAGCGCGCCATTGTTCTGGTCTTTGAAGGAAAGTTTTCGGAAGCATTTAAAATGTATCCGGCGGTATACACTGTATTGCTGTTCTTTTTTATTTTAGGACTAAGTGTTATCGATCAGAAAAGAAAGTATTCATCGGTACTTATGAAGCTCGTCATCGTTAACCTTGTGATTGCGGTTATTTCTTATGTTTACAAACATTTCTGA
- a CDS encoding DUF2931 family protein: MEKYKWLPTESSPLLYPMNIYKGNLYLEDGTNVYIPCSGISHTGWGYGGSTHTQGEDLKAVPVKLEVTWASFLENKFYSGSWELPVDKIKKLFKEGTVNWRNNEKGTYSSVVVGLAPGGVAVVWMYGNDQQIEIGRYQAKETQVAMKDYVPGNPTITQKEYFDMSASVPEAYENMMKNGIPFGIWDTYRKKYNWKTSIEIPNQTLKNVTMEMYNGEMETLFNETITKNPFKERAVPRLLSFLFEDKNGKQTVFEVRYFDENEIFSLFKKTDANQPIEIVLQMNEDLTNRKLILKQGDKEFPIQKIDYDNMWELKKYKSK; this comes from the coding sequence ATGGAAAAATACAAATGGCTTCCTACAGAAAGCTCTCCCCTTTTATATCCTATGAACATATATAAAGGTAATCTTTATCTTGAAGACGGTACCAATGTGTATATTCCATGTTCCGGTATTTCTCATACAGGTTGGGGATATGGTGGTTCTACCCATACTCAAGGGGAGGATTTAAAAGCAGTTCCTGTAAAACTGGAGGTAACCTGGGCCTCTTTTTTGGAAAATAAATTTTATTCCGGAAGTTGGGAATTGCCTGTAGATAAGATAAAAAAGCTTTTTAAAGAAGGTACAGTGAATTGGAGAAACAATGAAAAAGGAACTTATTCTTCAGTTGTTGTAGGATTGGCACCAGGTGGAGTTGCTGTAGTCTGGATGTATGGTAATGATCAGCAGATAGAAATAGGCAGATATCAGGCAAAAGAAACTCAGGTTGCCATGAAAGATTATGTGCCCGGAAATCCAACCATCACTCAGAAAGAATATTTTGATATGAGCGCTTCTGTTCCCGAAGCATATGAAAATATGATGAAAAACGGAATCCCGTTTGGAATCTGGGATACTTACCGTAAAAAATACAATTGGAAAACAAGCATAGAAATTCCTAATCAGACATTGAAAAATGTGACGATGGAAATGTATAATGGGGAAATGGAAACATTATTTAATGAAACCATTACTAAGAATCCTTTTAAAGAAAGAGCCGTTCCGCGTTTACTATCTTTTTTGTTTGAAGATAAGAATGGGAAACAGACTGTTTTTGAAGTAAGATATTTTGATGAAAATGAAATCTTTTCATTATTTAAAAAGACAGATGCAAATCAACCTATAGAAATTGTCCTTCAAATGAATGAAGATCTTACCAACAGAAAGCTGATTTTGAAACAAGGAGATAAAGAATTTCCAATACAGAAAATAGATTATGATAATATGTGGGAACTTAAGAAGTATAAATCAAAATAA
- a CDS encoding DUF2931 family protein, producing the protein MVTNKLKFLFLCAVCCFSIINGQNKKYNWLGTVSAPEEYPMEIYSGAIIADDFTYSFDADWGTQNQGWGTEGKIKKAKIEKMDLPNQLNFTWYSLTEKKFYTGKWKLNKDKIKSLFDEGFVDQDTRKRVTYTTFIVGLAPKGKVAVWVKGSKNQKEVGFFQAHDTLITKERADKDAQYMFKEGFTEATLYKAFNPELRKKISEEGYPAVDSYEGYRERYKWNLW; encoded by the coding sequence ATGGTAACAAATAAATTAAAGTTTCTTTTTCTTTGTGCAGTTTGTTGTTTCTCCATCATCAATGGTCAGAATAAAAAATACAATTGGTTGGGAACTGTTTCAGCACCGGAGGAATATCCTATGGAAATTTACAGTGGAGCTATTATCGCTGATGATTTTACGTATAGTTTTGATGCCGATTGGGGAACCCAGAATCAAGGTTGGGGAACGGAAGGTAAAATAAAGAAGGCAAAGATTGAAAAAATGGATCTTCCAAATCAATTGAATTTTACTTGGTATTCCTTAACAGAGAAAAAGTTTTATACCGGAAAATGGAAACTGAATAAAGATAAAATAAAGAGTCTTTTTGATGAAGGATTTGTAGATCAGGATACCCGTAAAAGAGTTACCTATACTACTTTTATTGTAGGATTAGCACCAAAAGGAAAGGTGGCCGTATGGGTAAAGGGTTCTAAGAATCAAAAAGAAGTAGGTTTTTTTCAGGCTCATGATACTCTTATCACAAAAGAAAGGGCAGATAAAGACGCTCAATATATGTTTAAAGAGGGTTTCACAGAAGCAACATTGTATAAAGCGTTCAACCCGGAGCTTCGTAAAAAAATTTCGGAAGAAGGATATCCAGCTGTAGATAGTTATGAAGGATACAGGGAAAGATACAAATGGAACCTGTGGTGA
- a CDS encoding DUF2931 family protein translates to MNKYEWMPTESSPKMYPMNIHKGTLILEDGSSVYIPSSGISHEIWGHTGSTHVQGNDFKSIPVKLELTWASFMEKKFYKGSWDLPVDKIKELFNKGVTNWRTGAKDNYSYIVVGCAPGGVVVVWMYGDDQQVEIGRFQAKETNISMAEYVPGNPTITPNEFFDVSSSVPAAYENMNKKGIQYGLWDTYREKYSWKPEIQIPGYTLDHVIFEMFNGEMETLFGSTIANNQFKVRAIPRYFSFLLSNAKGEKYVFEVKYADEDEMLELFKNADKNKPIEIILQMDGSLNNKKLIFKQENKEILIKKIDMDNFWKYQE, encoded by the coding sequence ATGAATAAATACGAGTGGATGCCAACAGAAAGTTCACCTAAAATGTATCCTATGAATATACATAAAGGAACTTTGATTTTGGAAGATGGGAGTAGTGTTTATATTCCATCCTCCGGAATATCTCATGAAATATGGGGGCATACAGGTTCTACCCATGTACAAGGGAATGATTTTAAATCAATTCCGGTAAAGCTGGAATTAACCTGGGCTTCATTCATGGAAAAGAAATTTTATAAAGGAAGCTGGGATCTTCCGGTTGATAAAATAAAAGAATTATTTAATAAAGGAGTTACCAATTGGCGCACTGGAGCCAAAGACAATTATTCCTATATTGTGGTAGGTTGTGCCCCCGGAGGAGTAGTTGTGGTATGGATGTACGGAGACGATCAGCAGGTTGAGATAGGACGTTTTCAGGCAAAAGAAACGAATATAAGCATGGCTGAATATGTGCCGGGAAATCCAACGATTACACCCAATGAATTTTTTGATGTAAGCAGTTCTGTACCCGCAGCCTATGAGAATATGAATAAAAAAGGAATTCAGTATGGCTTATGGGATACTTATCGTGAAAAGTATTCATGGAAGCCGGAAATACAAATTCCGGGGTATACCTTAGACCATGTTATTTTTGAAATGTTTAATGGGGAAATGGAAACCCTATTTGGAAGTACAATAGCCAATAATCAATTCAAAGTAAGGGCGATTCCAAGATATTTCTCTTTTTTATTATCCAATGCAAAAGGAGAAAAATATGTCTTTGAAGTAAAATATGCTGATGAAGACGAAATGCTTGAGTTGTTTAAAAATGCAGATAAAAATAAACCCATAGAGATCATATTACAGATGGACGGAAGTCTGAATAATAAAAAATTAATCTTTAAACAAGAAAATAAAGAAATCCTGATCAAAAAAATAGACATGGATAACTTCTGGAAGTACCAAGAATGA
- a CDS encoding cytidine deaminase: MKKDIQISYEYFKNSSELSDIEKKLFARAKEARENAYAPYSQFFVGCAVLLENGEIYSGNNQENAAFPSGLCAERTTLFWVAANFPNMKVKKIFVVGGPKEFHEKNPPIPPCGACRQSLIEYETKQNEDIDLYFSSMNEEVVKVHAVKDLLPFYFDSTFL, encoded by the coding sequence ATGAAAAAAGACATACAGATCAGTTACGAATATTTTAAAAATAGCAGTGAGCTGAGCGATATAGAAAAAAAATTATTTGCAAGAGCCAAAGAGGCTCGTGAAAACGCTTATGCGCCCTATTCTCAGTTTTTTGTAGGATGTGCCGTATTGCTTGAAAACGGAGAAATCTATTCCGGAAATAATCAGGAAAATGCAGCTTTCCCTTCGGGACTTTGTGCAGAAAGAACTACTCTTTTCTGGGTAGCCGCAAATTTCCCGAATATGAAGGTAAAGAAAATCTTCGTTGTGGGTGGACCCAAGGAATTTCATGAGAAAAACCCACCAATTCCACCATGTGGAGCCTGCCGCCAGAGCTTAATAGAATACGAAACTAAACAAAATGAGGATATCGATCTTTATTTTTCAAGCATGAATGAAGAAGTGGTGAAGGTGCATGCAGTGAAAGATTTGTTGCCTTTCTATTTTGATTCTACATTTTTATAA
- a CDS encoding phospholipase effector Tle1 domain-containing protein: MSNIVFGNYSPSEEEDDGVQEVIIGVFFDGTLNNERNTYLRKEYQKKKAKQPYDEDAVDDYPILKADADSYDNDYSNVARMYHFYDNNSQNSIYVEGIGTENGARTDASQGYITGTGSTGVPAKVGIGCKLVAEKIKSFATKKKTVNLILDVFGFSRGAAAARHFVNEVTKSRNGKNPARGVLGQKLASYNIQINKFQIRFVGLYDTVSSYGGDFSNDVEDLGLDSIKNSSVKNVVQFAAGHEWRTNFSLTDITSAGDKGKEFTIPGAHADVGGCYESEVFKQDHSPSLTPARVINDPVEYNRIAEGKKQVFIDQGWYLKGQIKTGPHSNKYVNHIYLQGERYIDKRYSYIPLHFMCQLAKDKKSEFNTSSVEFKFQIPQKAGQNGIHLLSYVKSRLQKYIDETKNLSAFERNKISYQKYLDFENEKKLINNYVHWSATGKTGHGPRKDGRREIING, encoded by the coding sequence ATGTCAAATATAGTTTTTGGAAATTATTCTCCTTCCGAAGAAGAAGATGACGGAGTACAGGAAGTAATCATAGGTGTTTTTTTTGATGGTACCTTGAATAACGAAAGGAATACTTATCTCCGAAAGGAATATCAAAAGAAAAAAGCAAAGCAACCCTATGATGAAGATGCTGTAGATGATTACCCTATACTAAAGGCTGATGCTGATAGTTATGATAACGACTATTCAAATGTTGCAAGAATGTATCATTTTTATGACAATAACAGTCAGAATTCGATCTATGTAGAAGGAATAGGAACAGAAAATGGAGCAAGAACAGATGCCAGTCAGGGATATATTACTGGAACAGGTAGCACCGGAGTTCCTGCCAAAGTGGGGATAGGTTGTAAACTTGTAGCAGAAAAAATTAAAAGTTTTGCCACAAAGAAAAAAACGGTCAATCTTATTCTGGATGTATTTGGTTTCAGCAGAGGAGCTGCAGCTGCACGTCATTTTGTAAATGAAGTAACAAAATCAAGAAATGGCAAAAATCCAGCAAGAGGAGTGCTAGGACAGAAGTTGGCGAGTTATAATATTCAGATTAATAAATTTCAGATTAGATTTGTTGGGCTATACGACACTGTGTCTTCATATGGAGGAGATTTTAGTAATGATGTTGAGGATCTGGGTCTGGATTCCATAAAAAACAGTTCTGTGAAGAATGTTGTACAGTTTGCAGCAGGTCACGAATGGAGAACCAATTTCAGTCTTACTGATATTACCAGCGCAGGAGATAAAGGAAAAGAATTTACGATTCCCGGTGCCCATGCAGATGTTGGCGGATGTTATGAAAGTGAAGTCTTTAAGCAGGATCACAGTCCTTCCTTAACACCGGCAAGAGTTATTAATGATCCTGTGGAATACAACCGTATTGCAGAAGGTAAAAAGCAAGTTTTCATTGATCAAGGATGGTATTTGAAAGGACAGATTAAAACAGGGCCACATTCTAATAAATATGTCAATCATATTTATTTACAGGGTGAAAGATATATTGATAAAAGATACAGCTATATTCCTTTGCACTTTATGTGTCAGTTGGCAAAAGATAAAAAATCGGAATTTAATACCTCTTCTGTAGAATTCAAATTCCAGATTCCACAAAAAGCGGGGCAAAACGGGATTCACCTGCTCAGTTATGTCAAAAGTAGGTTGCAAAAATATATTGATGAAACAAAAAACTTGAGTGCATTCGAAAGAAATAAAATCTCTTATCAAAAATATCTTGATTTTGAGAATGAAAAAAAGCTCATCAATAATTACGTACATTGGTCTGCAACAGGGAAAACAGGACATGGTCCAAGAAAGGATGGAAGAAGAGAAATTATAAACGGCTAA
- a CDS encoding DUF4280 domain-containing protein, whose translation MAEKHIVVQGAMCKCQFGQAPDKLKVLSHQKEYANDKNASKKLIVTTKEIGGATFEKNTFGNCTKNGGPPPPCKIMVTEWQNFYDKVQLSNGGYIILEDSKAICAVAGTPCIEITDHGQRTEASQQNFKNADKDVQQQINPLVNTESMYNDQPTHQGEDNSVI comes from the coding sequence ATGGCTGAAAAACATATTGTAGTACAGGGAGCCATGTGCAAGTGCCAGTTCGGACAGGCTCCGGATAAACTCAAAGTACTTTCACACCAAAAAGAATATGCTAACGATAAAAATGCCTCCAAAAAACTCATCGTTACCACAAAAGAAATAGGAGGCGCAACATTTGAGAAAAATACATTCGGAAACTGTACCAAAAACGGAGGCCCACCACCGCCATGTAAGATCATGGTTACCGAATGGCAGAATTTCTATGATAAAGTACAATTGAGTAATGGCGGATATATCATTCTGGAAGACAGCAAAGCCATTTGTGCCGTTGCCGGAACTCCCTGTATAGAAATCACAGACCATGGCCAGAGAACAGAAGCCAGCCAGCAGAACTTTAAAAATGCCGATAAGGATGTACAACAGCAGATCAATCCTTTGGTAAATACAGAATCAATGTATAACGATCAGCCTACCCACCAAGGAGAGGACAACAGTGTAATCTAA
- a CDS encoding barstar family protein has protein sequence MKTVYIDFINIGDYEDFYAQLKEKIQLPEHFGDNLDALFDTITGELEMPLHIEFVNMTVDQLEIFEDLLTTLEDAEEEVEDFTFSYYLEQYEDDEDEEETED, from the coding sequence ATGAAGACAGTATATATAGATTTTATAAACATAGGCGATTATGAGGATTTCTATGCTCAGCTGAAGGAGAAAATTCAACTTCCTGAACATTTTGGAGATAATCTTGATGCGCTTTTCGATACCATTACCGGAGAATTGGAAATGCCCCTCCACATTGAATTCGTAAACATGACGGTAGATCAGCTTGAAATTTTTGAAGATCTTTTAACGACATTGGAAGATGCTGAGGAAGAAGTGGAAGATTTCACTTTCAGCTACTATCTGGAGCAATATGAAGATGATGAAGACGAAGAGGAAACAGAAGACTAA
- a CDS encoding DUF2931 family protein: protein MNDTYVYETGSGCDESYPIDTYRQVFYSKDNKMIQIDGLGFQRGPWGNGGVTYVKNEKQDKKLPTIMKVGYYSYAEDKFYEGEFNLPTDKIKEYLNEKADDPEYINRKNEDSKDGFFHKYNRIEVGFTLGGMVVLWIKGEDAQKILATFTAKEAFPEWSSVFEDSDRKGKVEYGLNNDVYTPKVKNEILTKTLPLGLWKAYEEQFNWGLLVNLPSGGKLENISVKTINAETETLYNSAHGDKKRAVPYNIEFFWSLNGKHYNSRIVFGENMNYYNAIYKATKASAKDARPSDFRQEEVYKNFHLLKPDESAKLTINVDSDQSINVSLKQEDQNLSFKSIIAKTFEQ from the coding sequence ATGAACGATACATATGTTTATGAAACTGGTTCTGGATGTGATGAAAGCTATCCTATAGATACTTATCGACAGGTATTTTATTCTAAGGATAACAAAATGATTCAAATTGACGGACTCGGATTTCAAAGAGGACCATGGGGAAATGGAGGAGTAACCTATGTGAAAAATGAAAAACAGGACAAAAAGCTTCCTACTATTATGAAAGTAGGTTATTATTCTTACGCGGAAGATAAATTTTATGAAGGAGAATTCAATCTGCCTACTGATAAGATCAAAGAATATCTTAATGAAAAAGCAGACGATCCGGAATATATCAATAGAAAGAATGAAGATAGCAAAGACGGTTTTTTTCATAAATATAACCGTATAGAAGTAGGATTTACATTAGGGGGTATGGTTGTTCTATGGATTAAAGGAGAAGACGCTCAAAAAATACTTGCCACATTTACAGCCAAAGAAGCCTTTCCTGAGTGGAGTTCTGTTTTTGAAGACTCTGATCGCAAAGGAAAAGTTGAATATGGATTAAACAATGATGTATATACTCCGAAAGTTAAAAATGAAATTCTTACCAAAACACTGCCTTTAGGTCTTTGGAAAGCATATGAAGAACAGTTCAATTGGGGACTTCTTGTAAATCTACCATCAGGAGGTAAACTGGAGAATATTTCAGTGAAAACAATCAATGCTGAAACAGAAACACTGTACAATTCTGCTCACGGAGATAAAAAGAGGGCAGTACCTTATAATATAGAATTCTTTTGGTCACTTAATGGGAAACATTATAATTCAAGAATTGTTTTTGGTGAGAATATGAATTATTACAATGCAATCTATAAAGCTACAAAAGCTTCTGCAAAAGATGCGAGACCTTCAGACTTCAGGCAGGAAGAAGTATATAAAAACTTTCATCTACTGAAACCAGATGAATCTGCAAAGCTTACCATTAATGTAGATAGTGATCAGTCTATCAATGTATCATTAAAACAAGAAGACCAGAATCTTTCCTTCAAAAGTATTATCGCAAAAACTTTTGAACAGTAA
- the namA gene encoding NADPH dehydrogenase NamA: MLYTPIQFRNVELKNRWVMSPMCMYSCENGMANDFHLVHYGSRAQGGTGLLVVEATGVEPRGRITNHCMGIWNDEQAEKLQQIVEFVHKNSDSKIGIQLAHAGRKGSTWNNLQISVEEGWETIAPSSIPYHPSERIPHVLSTAEVKEQVHHFKKAAQRAVKAGFDLIEIHGAHGYLIHQFLSPLSNIRTDEYGGSFENRIRFLIEIVDAVNEELNENIALFVRISGTEYAENGWDIQDSVALAKILKEHSVDLVDVSSGGNIHGAKISVFNGYQVPFSSQIKREADVKTGAVGLITKVEQAEDILQNGEADLVFIAREILRNPYLAVQGSFEMKEDCFFPHQYTRAKISS; this comes from the coding sequence ATGTTATATACTCCAATACAATTCAGGAATGTAGAGTTGAAAAACCGCTGGGTAATGTCTCCCATGTGCATGTATTCATGTGAAAACGGAATGGCCAATGACTTCCATTTGGTACATTACGGAAGCAGAGCGCAGGGAGGAACCGGGCTGCTTGTGGTGGAAGCTACAGGGGTAGAACCAAGAGGAAGAATTACCAATCACTGTATGGGAATCTGGAATGATGAACAAGCGGAAAAATTGCAGCAAATTGTAGAATTTGTTCATAAAAACTCAGACAGCAAGATAGGAATCCAATTAGCGCATGCCGGAAGGAAGGGCTCTACATGGAATAACCTGCAGATTTCAGTAGAAGAAGGTTGGGAAACCATTGCACCAAGCTCTATTCCCTATCATCCGTCAGAAAGAATTCCGCATGTTTTGAGTACTGCTGAGGTAAAAGAACAAGTTCATCATTTTAAAAAGGCAGCACAAAGAGCTGTAAAAGCAGGTTTTGATCTGATTGAAATTCATGGAGCCCACGGATATCTTATTCATCAGTTTTTATCTCCATTATCCAACATCAGAACCGATGAATATGGTGGGAGTTTTGAGAACAGAATCCGTTTTCTCATTGAAATAGTTGATGCCGTTAATGAAGAATTGAATGAAAATATAGCCCTTTTTGTACGGATTTCCGGAACAGAATATGCTGAAAATGGCTGGGATATTCAGGATAGTGTAGCATTAGCGAAAATTTTAAAAGAGCATTCCGTTGATCTTGTAGATGTATCGAGTGGTGGAAATATCCATGGAGCAAAAATTTCAGTTTTCAATGGGTATCAGGTTCCTTTTTCTTCTCAGATAAAAAGGGAAGCGGATGTAAAAACCGGAGCAGTAGGTTTAATCACAAAAGTAGAACAGGCAGAGGATATTCTTCAGAATGGAGAGGCAGATCTGGTCTTTATAGCAAGGGAAATCTTAAGAAATCCATACCTTGCCGTTCAGGGAAGCTTTGAAATGAAGGAAGACTGCTTTTTTCCCCATCAATATACAAGAGCCAAGATCTCTTCATAA
- a CDS encoding Zn-dependent protease — MKNNNFVYLLFLFLVFSCSEKQKIVKESQQKPAITILVQPFRDIQPEKVETVAEGIKKIYPNIKVLEPIDFPENAYYKERNRYRADSIIKFLNTRTKEGFVTIGLTSKDISVTKGKIKDFGVMGLGYRPGKACVASNFRLSKENSDEQFYKIAIHELGHTQGLPHCPEKMCFMRDAEGKNPTNEETDFCKKCKTFLINKNWKFSSI, encoded by the coding sequence TTGAAAAATAATAATTTTGTTTATCTGCTGTTTTTATTTCTGGTGTTTTCATGCTCAGAAAAGCAAAAGATTGTAAAAGAATCGCAACAAAAGCCAGCAATCACTATACTGGTTCAGCCATTCAGAGATATACAACCTGAAAAAGTAGAAACAGTAGCAGAAGGCATTAAAAAAATATATCCTAATATTAAAGTTCTGGAACCAATAGACTTTCCGGAAAATGCTTATTATAAAGAGAGAAACCGTTATAGAGCCGATTCGATCATTAAGTTTTTAAACACCAGAACAAAAGAAGGTTTTGTTACAATTGGACTTACTTCAAAAGATATCAGTGTGACCAAAGGAAAAATAAAAGATTTTGGAGTAATGGGCTTAGGATATAGACCGGGAAAAGCTTGCGTAGCTTCAAATTTTAGGTTGAGCAAAGAAAATTCGGATGAGCAGTTTTATAAAATTGCCATTCATGAGCTTGGTCATACTCAAGGGTTGCCACATTGCCCAGAAAAAATGTGTTTTATGAGAGATGCAGAAGGTAAAAATCCAACGAATGAAGAAACGGATTTTTGTAAAAAATGCAAAACTTTTTTAATCAATAAAAATTGGAAATTTAGTTCAATATGA
- a CDS encoding ribonuclease domain-containing protein, translating to MNSKIRAVFFICLGLLFGMSVMYIYNNFIKSNDHSSSAKTEHVSYGSTSTEDQTNIDNSSTQVSIEKLTEEKTVISYVKQNHRLPDYYITKSEARKQGWNPSKGNLCEMLPGKAIGGDKFGNREGRLPDGDKYFEADVNYRCGGRNADRIIYTKNGDVYLTKNHYKSFDKQ from the coding sequence ATGAACAGTAAAATAAGAGCCGTATTTTTCATCTGTCTGGGGCTCCTTTTCGGAATGTCTGTGATGTATATCTATAATAATTTCATTAAAAGTAATGACCATTCATCCTCAGCTAAAACAGAGCATGTAAGTTATGGAAGCACTTCTACGGAAGATCAGACTAATATCGATAATTCATCAACCCAGGTTTCTATTGAAAAACTGACAGAGGAAAAAACGGTGATCAGCTATGTAAAGCAAAATCATAGACTACCAGATTATTACATTACAAAAAGTGAGGCCAGAAAACAAGGATGGAATCCTTCAAAAGGAAATCTTTGTGAGATGCTTCCCGGAAAAGCCATTGGTGGAGATAAATTCGGAAACAGGGAAGGAAGATTACCGGATGGAGACAAATACTTTGAAGCCGATGTCAATTACCGCTGTGGCGGAAGAAATGCAGACCGTATTATCTATACTAAAAATGGAGATGTTTACTTGACTAAAAACCATTACAAGAGTTTTGACAAGCAGTAA